The Schaalia dentiphila ATCC 17982 sequence GGGTCACGCAGCTCACCGACCTGCGCCTGCGCCTGGGAGACCTTGCAGGATCACGCATCCCCGCGCACATCACGCTGATGCCGCCCACGCCCGTCGCACGAGAAGCGCGCGCCGAAGTCATCGACCACCTGCGCTCCATCGCATCGAGGCATTCCCCCTTCCGCGTCACCCTGTCGGGCACCGATTCCTTCCGCCCCGTCTCCAACGTCGCTTTCATGACGCTGGCCGAAGGCGCCTCCGACTGCACGGACCTCGCCGAGGAGATCCGCTCCGGCCCCCTGGACCACGAGACGCGCTTTCCGTATCACCCTCACGTAACGCTGGCTCAGGACGTCGACGACGTCGCCCTGGACATGGCACTCGACATCGGCGCGACCGTTGAGGCCTCCTGGATCGTTCCCGGTTTCCGTCTGGACCGCATCGCCCCCTCGGGCATCTATTCCTCGATGGCCCTCTTCGACTTCGACGCCTCCGGCCACTGATTCCCTGCCACCAGCCCTGCGCACGCTGGTATCCGGGCGCCGGAGGCAACGGCCATCCACGGGCACCTCAACACACACGAAAGGCCGCGGCCCAGGGAGCATTCCCAGGCCACGGCCGCGTCGTTGAAATGTCAGATCTCGTAGGTCACCGAGACCGGCGCATGATCCGAGAAGCGCTCCGCGTACTCATCGGCGCGGCCGATCTCGAAGGAACGCGCGCGCTCGCCCAGGGCGGGCGTCGCGTACTGGTAGTCGATGCGCCAGCCCGCGTTGTTGACGAAGGCCTGGCCACGCCACGACCACCACGAGTAGGGGCCCTGCACATCGCCGGCCAGGTCGCGCACGGTATCGCGCCACCCCTCCTCCACCCACCGGTTGAGGAAGGCGATCTCCTCGTCGAGGACGCCGGCGCGCTTGTTGTGGTTCGGCTTCCAGTTCTTAATGTCAGCCTCCGAGCGCACGACGTTGAAGTCGCCGCACACGAGCGAGGAGATGCCACCGGCAGCCTCTTCGGCGATGAGCTCAGCCATGCGCGCGCCGATGCGGGGCAGGTGCGCCATCTTCGCCTCCTGCTTGGGAGTATCCTTCTCGCCCGAATGGAAGTAAGCGGAGACAACGCGCACGGGGGTGTCGCCGCCCTCGGGACGCACGACGGCCTCAAGCCAACGGCCCGAATCCACGTCCGTCTCGGCCTCATCGAGAATCAGGCGAGGCTCACCTTCCAAGACCGCGCGCCCGCGTCGCACTGCCACGCCTATACCCGCGCGCCCCTTGATACGACAGGGAACCCACACGCTCTCCCAGGCCTCGCCCATGATCTCACGAGAGATCTCCTCAGGCGCGCGCACCTCCTGCATGAGCAGCACATCCGTATCGCTTGCCTCCAGCCAGTCGAGGAATCCACGCTTGTGGGCGGCGCGGATGCCGTTCAGGTTCACGGTGGTCACCGTCAGAGTCATCGTTTTCTCCTTACGCGAGTTTTCTTCAGTCTAGAGGAACGAGGAGGCGCGGCGAGGAATGGACATCCTCACCGCGCCTCCGCTGCGTTCGCGCGCGACCTCCACGTTGACCGAGGCCACGCGCGCCTGTCAGTTTGCGCTGATTCCCGCCTGGCGTTCGGCTGCCTCGACGACGTTCGTCACCAGGAGGGCCCGCGTCATCGGGCCAACACCGCCGGGGTTGGGGCTGAGCCAGCTGGCCACCTCATCGACGCCGTCCGCGACGTCGCCCATCAGTCGAGCCTTGCCGTCCTCGCCCTGCACGCGGCTCACGCCGACGTCGAGGACGATGGCACCGGGGGCCACCATGTCGCGGGTGATAATCCCCGCGGAGCCCGCCGCGGCCACGATGACGTCCGCACGACGCACGTGATCAGCCAGGTCGGTCGTGCCCGTGTGGCACACGTCGACCGTCGCGTTCACTTCCTTGCGCATGAGCAGCAGGCCGATCGAACGACCCACGGTCACGCCTCGACCGATGACACACACGTTCTTGCCGGCCAGGTCGATCCCATGGCGTTCCATGAGCTCGATGACCGCGCGCGGCGTGCACGGCAGAGGCGAATCGATGGGCCCCGAGCCTCGCAACACGAGGCGTCCGAGGTTCATCGGATGCAGGCCGTCTGCGTCCTTCGCGGGGTCGATACGCTCCAGGACGGCGTTCGTATCGATGCCGCGCGGCAGGGGCAGCTGCACGATGTAGCCCGTGCAGGCAGGATCCGCGTTGAGCTGATCGATCGCGGCCTCCACCTGTTCTTGCGTCGCGTCGGCCGGCAGGTCCACACGGATCGACTCGGCGCCGATCTCAGCGCAATCGCGGTGCTTGCCGGCGACGTAGGCGACGGACCCGGGGTCCTCGCCCACGAGGATCGTGCCGAGGCCCGGGACAACCCCGGCCTCGCGCAGACGATCGACGCGCTCCTTCAGCTCCGCCTTAATGGCGGCAGCGGTCGCCTTGCCATCCAGGACCCCGGCGGGGCCCTCCCAGGGAGCCCTCACGATCAGAGCCCGGCGTACAGCGGGTGCTTGTCCGTCAGCTTCTTGACGCGGGCGCGCAGGGCGTCCACCTCAACGTTGCCGCCGGACGCCCCCTGAGACAGGGTCGTGCCAATGATGTCCGCAACCTCGGCGAAGTCCTCGGCGTCGAAACCACGCGTCGCAAGGGCAGGGGTGCCGATGCGCAGGCCCGAGGTGACGGCCGGCGGACGAGGGTCGAAGGGAACGGCGTTGCGGTTGACGGTAATACCGACCTCGTGCAGCAGATCCTCGGCCTGCTGACCGTTGAGCTCGGAATCAACCAGGTCAACGAGGACGAGGTGCACGTCGGTGCCGCCCGTGACCAGCTTGATGCCGGCCTTCTTCGCGTCGTCAGCGCCCAGGCGCTCGGCGATGATCTGCGCGCCCTCGAGGGTGCGGCGCTGGCGGTCCTTGAATTCGTCGGTCTGCGCGACCTTCATGGCGATGGCCTTCGCAGCGATCGCATGCATGAGGGGGCCGCCCTGCTGGCCGGGGAACACCGAAGAGTTCAGCTTCTTGCCCCACTGCTCGCCGCGCGAGGACAGGATCATGCCAGAACGAGGACCACCCAGGGTCTTGTGGACCGTCGTCGTCACCACGTCAGCGAAGGGGACGGGGTTCGGGTGCAGCCCCGCGGCCACGAGGCCCGCGAAGTGAGCCATGTCCACCCAGAGGGCGGCGCCGACCTCGTCCGCGATGTCGCGGAAGGCCTGGAAGTCAAGGTGACGCGGGTAGGCGGACCAGCCGGCGATGATGACGCGCGGACGCTCCGCGAGGGCAGCCTCACGGACCTTCTCAGGCTCGATGCGCATGGTCTCGCGGTCAACCTCGTAGGCGACGGCCTTGTAGTTCTTGCCCGAGAAGTTCAGGCGCATGCCGTGGGTCAGGTGACCGCCGTGAGCCAGCGACAGGCCGAGGATCGGGTCGCCGACGTTCGCCATAGCCATGAGTGCGGCGGCATTGGCCTGCGCACCGGCGTGGGGCTGAACGTTGACGTAGTCGCCGCCGAAAACCTGCTTCGCACGTTCGATGGCGAGAGACTCTGCGACATCCACGAACTCGCAGCCACCGTAGTAGCGGCGGCCCGGGTAGCCCTCGGCATACTTATTCGTCAGGACCGAGCCCTGCGCCTCGAGGACGGCGCGCGGGACAAAGTTCTCCGAGGCGATCATCTCAAGAGTGTCACGCTGGCGACCAAGCTCGGCGTCCAGAACGGCCTGAATCTCAGGATCCAGCTGCGCAAGTGTCATGTCATTGAGGGAATCCATGGGGTTCTCCTATTGATCATCCGATGATGGTTGGCAGTGGCCTCTAGCCCAGGCGGGCGGCTATCGATGCCGACGCGTCGCTCCCCGGTGGTGGCCCACCTGTTCGCCAGTCACGACACGCTTACCAGTCTATCGCTCGGCGGTTTTGCGCGCATTCTGCCATGGTGTCAGCAAGCTACCAGCCGGTCATGCAACGTTCAGGTCTGACTTGCACAACTCGTCAGGTGTACGAAATCACAGCCCTCTTTCGCTTGTACTTAACCTTTTGGTTAGCAACCAAGCTAACCATGTGGATAGACTAGGGTTAACACCTAACGGTGACTGAGTTGCACCAGGGACGTTTGCCTAGCAGACATCCCAGTCCAGAGCGGTTTTCCGCCTCTAACCGACATGCAGCATTTGAGTTTGATGAAGTTGAAGGAAGGCGCACAGATGACAACATTGACGAAGCCCACCGCACGAGCCGCATCCACGGCTCACGCATTCGAGCACGCGTCGGATCTTGCCGCCTCCGCCGACAACGCCATCAAGCGCATGTGCGACATTTTCGCAGCTCTTTTCGGCATTATCCTGCTGACCCCGCTGTGGATCATTGTCGCCGCGATGGTGCACCTGAACGACGGAGGCCCCGTTTTCTTCACTCAGGAGCGCGTCGGCCTCAACGGCAAGACTTTTACCATGTTTAAGTTCCGCACCATGCGTGTGGACGCCGAAGAGCTCAAGGCCTCCCTCATGGAGGCCAACGAGGCCGACTCCTCCGCCGGAAATTCGATCATGTTTAAAATGGCCAATGATCCGCGCATTACGCGCATCGGAGCCTTCCTGCGCAAGACGTCGATTGACGAGCTGCCCCAGCTATTCAACGTCCTGCGTGGCGACATGTCCCTCGTGGGCCCGCGCCCCCCGCTCCCCAGCGAGGTCGCACAGTACGAACCCCGCGTGATGGGTAAGTTCGCCGTCCGCCCCGGCATCACCGGCCTCTGGCAGATCTCCGGCCGCTCGAACCTCTCCTGGGATGAGACCGTCCACCTGGACCTCTCCTACGCCCAGCACCGCTCCCTCACCCTCGACGCGTGGATCGTGCTTCAGACCATCCCCGCG is a genomic window containing:
- a CDS encoding bifunctional methylenetetrahydrofolate dehydrogenase/methenyltetrahydrofolate cyclohydrolase, which gives rise to MRAPWEGPAGVLDGKATAAAIKAELKERVDRLREAGVVPGLGTILVGEDPGSVAYVAGKHRDCAEIGAESIRVDLPADATQEQVEAAIDQLNADPACTGYIVQLPLPRGIDTNAVLERIDPAKDADGLHPMNLGRLVLRGSGPIDSPLPCTPRAVIELMERHGIDLAGKNVCVIGRGVTVGRSIGLLLMRKEVNATVDVCHTGTTDLADHVRRADVIVAAAGSAGIITRDMVAPGAIVLDVGVSRVQGEDGKARLMGDVADGVDEVASWLSPNPGGVGPMTRALLVTNVVEAAERQAGISAN
- the glyA gene encoding serine hydroxymethyltransferase; this translates as MDSLNDMTLAQLDPEIQAVLDAELGRQRDTLEMIASENFVPRAVLEAQGSVLTNKYAEGYPGRRYYGGCEFVDVAESLAIERAKQVFGGDYVNVQPHAGAQANAAALMAMANVGDPILGLSLAHGGHLTHGMRLNFSGKNYKAVAYEVDRETMRIEPEKVREAALAERPRVIIAGWSAYPRHLDFQAFRDIADEVGAALWVDMAHFAGLVAAGLHPNPVPFADVVTTTVHKTLGGPRSGMILSSRGEQWGKKLNSSVFPGQQGGPLMHAIAAKAIAMKVAQTDEFKDRQRRTLEGAQIIAERLGADDAKKAGIKLVTGGTDVHLVLVDLVDSELNGQQAEDLLHEVGITVNRNAVPFDPRPPAVTSGLRIGTPALATRGFDAEDFAEVADIIGTTLSQGASGGNVEVDALRARVKKLTDKHPLYAGL
- a CDS encoding 2'-5' RNA ligase family protein, with product MFLPQRLPGQDWLGVVVAIPEPWVTQLTDLRLRLGDLAGSRIPAHITLMPPTPVAREARAEVIDHLRSIASRHSPFRVTLSGTDSFRPVSNVAFMTLAEGASDCTDLAEEIRSGPLDHETRFPYHPHVTLAQDVDDVALDMALDIGATVEASWIVPGFRLDRIAPSGIYSSMALFDFDASGH
- a CDS encoding exodeoxyribonuclease III; protein product: MTLTVTTVNLNGIRAAHKRGFLDWLEASDTDVLLMQEVRAPEEISREIMGEAWESVWVPCRIKGRAGIGVAVRRGRAVLEGEPRLILDEAETDVDSGRWLEAVVRPEGGDTPVRVVSAYFHSGEKDTPKQEAKMAHLPRIGARMAELIAEEAAGGISSLVCGDFNVVRSEADIKNWKPNHNKRAGVLDEEIAFLNRWVEEGWRDTVRDLAGDVQGPYSWWSWRGQAFVNNAGWRIDYQYATPALGERARSFEIGRADEYAERFSDHAPVSVTYEI
- a CDS encoding sugar transferase, whose protein sequence is MTTLTKPTARAASTAHAFEHASDLAASADNAIKRMCDIFAALFGIILLTPLWIIVAAMVHLNDGGPVFFTQERVGLNGKTFTMFKFRTMRVDAEELKASLMEANEADSSAGNSIMFKMANDPRITRIGAFLRKTSIDELPQLFNVLRGDMSLVGPRPPLPSEVAQYEPRVMGKFAVRPGITGLWQISGRSNLSWDETVHLDLSYAQHRSLTLDAWIVLQTIPAILRHEGAY